From Deltaproteobacteria bacterium, one genomic window encodes:
- a CDS encoding type II toxin-antitoxin system RelE/ParE family toxin encodes MKIRVLSCAEQELAETVDYYNEQCPGLGYEFAAEVKNTFYRIKSFPEAWPLISSRSRRCITNRFPYGVLYHFRQEFILVSAIMHLKRDPKKWQERIKKTLR; translated from the coding sequence ATGAAAATCCGTGTTCTCTCCTGCGCAGAACAAGAATTAGCAGAGACCGTCGACTACTATAACGAACAGTGTCCCGGACTTGGCTATGAATTCGCGGCAGAGGTTAAGAACACATTTTATCGCATTAAATCCTTTCCTGAAGCATGGCCCCTTATATCCAGCCGCTCAAGACGCTGTATTACCAATAGATTCCCTTATGGAGTTTTGTACCATTTCAGGCAGGAGTTTATCCTTGTCTCTGCAATAATGCACTTAAAACGTGATCCGAAAAAGTGGCAGGAACGAATAAAGAAAACGCTCAGATAA
- a CDS encoding DUF2231 domain-containing protein codes for MPIERIHPMIVHFPIALLITSVFLDFLRLVTKKDDFERSAFHLLFLGALGGIVAIIFGHFAADVASDRPNIADTIETHEALAFTTALLFIILLIVRYIFVRNDNFSKIRPYYLIAAVMGIGLLLTTAYYGGQLVYDYGAAVSAAILK; via the coding sequence ATGCCAATAGAACGGATTCACCCAATGATAGTGCATTTCCCTATAGCGCTTTTGATTACAAGCGTTTTTCTTGATTTCTTGAGGTTGGTGACAAAGAAGGACGATTTTGAAAGGAGCGCCTTTCACCTTTTATTTCTGGGAGCTCTCGGCGGCATAGTTGCCATTATCTTTGGCCATTTTGCAGCGGATGTGGCGTCAGACAGGCCTAATATAGCCGATACTATTGAGACGCATGAAGCCCTTGCATTTACCACCGCGCTTTTATTTATAATCCTACTTATTGTCCGCTATATATTCGTGAGAAATGATAATTTCAGCAAGATAAGGCCATACTATTTGATAGCCGCAGTTATGGGGATTGGCCTGCTTCTTACAACCGCATATTACGGTGGACAATTAGTATATGATTACGGCGCAGCGGTAAGCGCTGCAATCCTGAAGTGA
- a CDS encoding addiction module protein has protein sequence MTSATQTIFEQALRLNPVERAELIDELFHSFDKSHDERIDALWAVESESRIDAFDAGQISADSAEAVFERISKR, from the coding sequence ATGACAAGTGCAACGCAAACTATTTTTGAGCAGGCGCTTCGCCTCAACCCGGTAGAACGAGCGGAACTAATCGACGAACTCTTTCACAGCTTTGATAAAAGCCATGATGAGCGGATTGATGCTCTCTGGGCCGTTGAGTCAGAGTCAAGAATTGATGCATTCGATGCTGGACAGATAAGTGCCGATTCCGCTGAGGCTGTATTTGAGCGGATAAGCAAACGATGA
- a CDS encoding class II fructose-bisphosphate aldolase, with the protein MELKKKVSDIHDCLKGIVKIEKDNVAVQDEKRLMEAVDWLVYNAVFNADNEIKANCRWLIKAAALALGIRSASIQGLYEAMGRGEVAGFTVPAVNIRGLTYDTARALFRSALKNKAGAIIFEIAKSEMGYTDQSPYEYSTVVIAAAVKEGYKGPIFIQGDHFQINPKNYAQDREKEIAGLRELIKKAVGAGFYNIDIDSSTIVDLNKASVAEQQRPNFDVTAQLTEFIRDIEPETTPISIGGEIGEVGGKNSTEEELRTFMDNYLSTLARMGNNMKGISKMSIQTGTSHGGVVLPDGTIAKVKVDFDTIEKLSNLARKAYGLAGVVQHGASTLPDNAFDLFQKRGAAEVHLATGFQNMLYDSKNFPESLRQEIYKYLHTHMAKEKKETETDEQFIYKTRKKGLGPFKEKFWNLPLSTREKIGRELEERFDLLLGKLKVINTYDIAARWANPANIALKLENEMAGVDSEGKKIKQEKGERGE; encoded by the coding sequence ATGGAACTTAAGAAAAAGGTTTCGGACATTCACGACTGCCTGAAAGGGATTGTAAAAATAGAAAAAGACAATGTGGCGGTGCAGGACGAAAAGAGGCTGATGGAGGCGGTGGACTGGCTTGTTTATAATGCGGTGTTCAATGCCGATAATGAGATAAAGGCCAATTGCAGGTGGCTTATAAAGGCTGCGGCTTTAGCTTTGGGTATAAGGTCTGCGTCTATTCAGGGGCTTTACGAGGCGATGGGGAGGGGAGAGGTGGCTGGTTTTACCGTGCCTGCGGTGAATATAAGAGGGCTTACTTATGACACTGCGCGGGCATTATTTAGGTCAGCCCTGAAAAACAAGGCCGGCGCAATTATATTTGAGATAGCAAAAAGCGAGATGGGTTATACAGACCAGAGCCCTTATGAATATTCAACAGTTGTCATTGCGGCAGCAGTAAAAGAAGGCTACAAAGGCCCTATCTTTATTCAGGGAGACCACTTTCAGATAAACCCGAAGAATTATGCCCAGGACAGGGAAAAGGAGATTGCCGGATTAAGGGAGCTTATAAAGAAGGCGGTCGGCGCGGGTTTTTACAATATAGATATTGATTCGTCAACGATTGTGGATTTAAACAAGGCATCTGTTGCAGAACAGCAGAGGCCTAATTTTGATGTTACAGCGCAGCTTACTGAATTTATACGGGATATAGAGCCGGAGACAACGCCGATATCCATCGGCGGAGAGATAGGCGAGGTGGGGGGTAAAAACTCTACCGAGGAAGAATTAAGGACATTTATGGACAACTATCTCTCAACCCTTGCGCGGATGGGCAACAACATGAAGGGCATAAGCAAGATGAGCATCCAAACCGGCACAAGCCACGGCGGCGTTGTCCTGCCGGACGGCACAATCGCAAAGGTGAAGGTTGATTTTGATACCATTGAAAAACTTTCCAATCTGGCGCGCAAGGCCTACGGACTTGCGGGCGTTGTCCAGCACGGCGCATCAACCCTGCCAGATAACGCCTTTGACCTCTTCCAGAAAAGAGGCGCGGCAGAGGTGCATTTGGCAACCGGTTTCCAGAATATGCTCTATGACAGCAAAAACTTCCCTGAAAGCCTTAGGCAGGAGATTTATAAATATCTGCATACCCATATGGCAAAGGAGAAAAAGGAAACTGAGACTGACGAGCAATTTATCTATAAGACAAGGAAAAAGGGATTAGGGCCTTTTAAGGAGAAATTCTGGAATCTGCCCCTGAGCACAAGAGAGAAAATTGGAAGGGAACTGGAGGAAAGGTTTGACCTCTTGTTAGGCAAGCTGAAGGTAATCAATACATACGATATCGCCGCAAGATGGGCTAATCCGGCAAATATTGCTTTAAAACTTGAGAACGAGATGGCTGGAGTTGATTCTGAAGGCAAAAAAATAAAACAGGAAAAGGGAGAGAGGGGGGAATAA